TTTTTAAAAATGCAAAAATTGGATAAATGTGATTAAAAGAATCAAAAAAATTAGCTTTTTTATTAATAAAATAGAGACCATATTCAACAATTTTAAGTTAAATTTATTTATAAATAAGGTATTTTTATTTAAAAAAATTTATGACCAAAATAATAGACTTTCACTCATTTTAGAGTATTTGCGTTTTTTTGAGTCAAAAAAAATGGCAATTATATTAGAGTTTTAGCTGAAAAAAATGTGTTAAAGTGACATTTACTAATCTATTCAACCATATTTTCAACAATTACAAAGAAAAGCAATCAAATTTTTAAAAAAATAAGATCTAAAGCAAAAATTTAATAAAAAATAAATTAAATATCCTAATTTTTACGTTATTTTTAGCTGTTTTTTTATATTTTTTAATTGCAATATATAAATAAATATAGTAAATAGTAATTAGAATATTATTTTTTAAATTATATTTAAAATCTATATTATTCATATAATGAAATATCTATTAATTGCATTTTTTTATAACTAATTTATTAAATATGGCATTTTATTTTGACTTTTATTTTAATTTTTTTGGCAATTTATAGATAGAAATAATAAAAAAATGCTAAAAAATTGATTTTATGCTATTATATGTGTGCATTATTTTTTTAAAAGCAAATATCAAGGCATAACAAATAAATAAAATAAATGTTAAATGCTTTTAAGCAAAATTTTGTGCACAAAATAAAAAATAAATATAAAGGAGATTTTAAAAATAAAATGAAAAAATCTACAAAATTAATGATTTCACTAGGGTCAATCGCTAGTGTCATCACTTTACCGCTAGTTGCAGCGGCATGTAATAATACTAAACCAGAACCCACTCCGGCACCAAAGCCAGAGCCAAAACCTGAGCCTGCTCCAACGCCAAAGCCAGAACCTAAACCTGAGCCAGCTCCAACACCAAAGCCGGAACCCAAACCAGAGCCAAAACCTAAACCTGCTCCAACGCCAGAAACCAAAGAAGAATTCGAAAAAATAGCAAAATTTAGCTATATAGGATCTTTAAGTGACAAATTTGAGACTGAAAAAGTTAAACTAAATAACGTTTCAGGATATAAATTTGAAGTAAAAGATACAAAAAATGATACTAAACTAACTGGAGAAAAATTCTATGTATCAAAAATTCAAATTAAAAAAGAAAATAGTGCGTTAACGTTTGATGCATATGTAGAATTTATTGGATTATCTGCAAATAATGTACAAGCAAAATTTGTTGATAAGGCGATGTATGATAATTTGGTTAAAGCAGAATTGGCTACTGAATTAGCTAAGGCCGAATTTAGCTACAAGGGTACAATTGCTAAATTAGCTGATTTTAACAAAGCAAATTTACAAATTGCAAAAGTAAATGGTTTCACTTTAGATTCTAATAGCATTGTTTCAAAAAATAAAACCTCGCAACCAAACGAAGTTCTTGTAAAAATTGTAGTAAAACATGGTGATATTACTTTTGATGATATCTATGTTAAATTTGCAGTAGGACCAACAGCAAATCCTAAAGCTACAAAAATTGAAAAAACAGAATTTGATGGATTAGAAAAAGCTGAATTAGCTACCGAATTAGCTAAGGCCGAATTTAGCTACAAGGGTACAATTGCTAAATTAGCTGATTTTAACAAAGCAAATTTACAAATTACAAAAGTAAATGGTTTCACTTTAGATTCTAATAGCATTGTTTCAAAAAATAAAACCTCGCAACCAAACGAAGTTCTTGTAAAAATTGTAGTAAAACATGGTGATATTACTTTTGATGATATCTATGTTAAATTTGCAGTAGGACCAACAGCAAATCCTAAAGCTACAAAAATTGAAAAAACAGAATTTGATGGATTAGAAAAAGCTGAATTAGCTACCGAATTAGCTAAGGCCGAATTTAGCTACAAGGGTACAATTGCTAAATTAGCTGATTTTAACAAAGCAAATTTACAAATTACAAAAGTAAATGGTTTCACTTTAGATTCTAATAGCATTGTTTCAAAAAATAAAACCTCGCAACCAAACGAAGTTCTTGTAAAAATTGTAGTAAAACATGGTGATATTACTTTTGATGATATCTATGTTAAATTTGCAGTAGGACCAACAGCAAATCCTAAAGCTACAAAAATTGAAAAAACAGAATTTGATGGATTAGAAAAAGCTGAATTAGCTACCGAATTAGCTAAGGCCGAATTTAGCTACAAGGGTACAATTGCTAAATTAGCTGATTTTAACAAAGCAAATTTACAAATTACAAAAGTAAATGGTTTCACTTTAGATTCTAATAGCATTGTTTCAAAAAATAAAACCTCGCAACCAAACGAAGTTCTTGTAAAAATTGTAGTAAAACATGGTGATATTACTTTTGATGATATCTATGTTAAATTTGCAGTAGGACCAACAGCAAATCCTAAAGCTACAAAAATTGAAAAAACAGAATTTGAAAAAAATAATTAAATCTTTTTAATCTGTTAGATCACAAACAATAAATAAAACATAATATTTTAATAAACTTTTAAATAAACAAAAAAATCAGAATAAAATTTCTGATTTTTTGATTTACAAATTTAGTTAAATTTTGCCTACTCCAGGGTCAATCGCTAGTGTCATCACTTTACCGCTAGTTGCAGCGGCATGTAATAATACCAATAATGATAAAAAAGACGATGGTAATAAAAAACCAGATAGTGATAAAAAGCCTGATGGAGAAAAGACACCAGACAACAATAATAAAAATGATGATAAAAAGAATGATGACAAAAAGGAAACAGAGGAACAAAAATTAAGAAAAGAAATTACATTTAAATACATAGGAACTATTGATGACAAAAATAATTTAAATTTAGATAATATAAAATTAGATAAAAATAATAATTTTGAAATTGAAAAATCTAATTCAGAAGTAAAAATTAAAATTGAAGCAACATTATTTCCACCTACAGTTAGAAAATATTCAATTGCTAAATTAACTCTTAAAAAAGATGATAAATCATATGATTTTTATGTTAAATTTAAACTTGACGAAAAAGATCCTAATGGAACAAAAACTATAAAGAGTGAATTTGATGAAGCAAAATCATTGCCGACTCCTACACCTCAACCTAAACCCGATGTTAAAGACCCTAAAAATTTTAATGATGAAGAATTAAATAATGAAACAATCGTTAAATACAAAGGTAAATTTGAAAATAACTTTAATTTTGAATTAGACAAACACTTAGAAGTAAAAGTTCCTAAAGGTTGAACATATAAAGTAATTACTTCTAAAATTGGAAGAAAAATAAATGATAATGAGGCACATTTTACATTAATACTAAACAATGGCGAAAGAGATGTAACTATATTTAGAAAATTTTTATCAGAAAAAGGACAATTAAAAGATAAACAAAATATAAATGGCATATTAAAAATGAAATATATTGGTGATTTTAAGGAAAACTCATTTAATGAATCAGAAATATTATTTACAAAACCATCTGGCTGAAATTATAAAATAAAGGAAAAGAAATTCGAAAAAAATAAAGTTACTTTTAAATTTTTATTTCAAAATCAACAAGATAAAAGAGAGATATCAATAGTTAAAATATTCGAATTAAAAGAATTAGTTCGTAATAATAATCAATTAAAATTTAAAAATCCAAAGGCTATTGAAATAAACAAAAAACTTGTTGTTGAATATAATGGGTCTATTTATAAAAATAAATATGATGAGTCAAAATTAAAAATTTCATTAAACGACAATGATTGAAAGGCAAAATTATTTAGAGTTGATTTTTCAGATAATAATAAAGTTACATTTTTAATAAATTTAATTCCTAACGATGTAAAAGAAAATGGGCCAAGTGTTATTGTTTATAGAACTTTTGAAGTAATAATTTCTTCTAGTATTTAAGTTATATAATTAAATAAAATCAAATTACTAAAAATTATAGTCTATATCAATAATTTAGACACTTACTCCATATTGTGTAAAAACATGGTGTGGAGTTTTATAATTTAAATTTGTTTTTTACTATTTCTAAAATTATATATTTGCTGATTGACATTTATTATCTTAAAATTTGAAATTTTGGAAATTCATATGATCAATATTTTATTACTAAAGATTTAAAAAAAATACTCTAATCCACTATTTTCTAATCAATAATCCCTAGTTTACATAAATGATTTTAAAGAATTAATAAGAATCTCAAAAATAAAGCTAATTCACTATTTATTTAAATCATTAAATTTTTGATTTTTAAGAAAATCTATTTACTTTTTAATAATTTCCGTATTTTTGATTTTAAATCCACAAATATTGGAATTATATATAAATAATGATTTTGCAATGGTTTTTTTCGCATCTAACCGATTATTATATACCTATATTTCTCATAGCAATATTAATTATCAATAATGAACTAAATTGAAGTTCTTTCAAGTCTATTTTTTGTGATTAGTTTTCAGGGTTTTAGTTTTCCATCAATTGAAAATTGTTTTAACATAAAAAGCACTCCTTATATTGGAGTGTCTAAATTATGTAACATAACTTAAAATTTTATCTTTGTTTTATTTTAGTTTTTTGTAAATTATGATAATTTATTAGTTATTTTTGCTTTTTCTTTAATGATTTGAGCTTCAACTTTTTCTTTTAAATTGTAAATATCTTTATACGATATTGCTTTATTAAGTTCTTCTGTAAATTTTTTTACTAAATCTATAGTCTCTATTTCATTAATAAGATTTTTAACCATTAAAATTGCATTTCTTAGTTTTTGATTTTCTAATTCCTTTTGTTGTTTTTTGGCTTCAATAAATTCAGATTTATCCACTTGAAGACCTTTAGAATTAGTTTTTTCAACTTCAAATTTGACATAGAAATCAAACGATTTAGTACCTTTAGTTAGTGTTAATTTGGCAATAGCATAATTTTTAATATTTGGGAAAATTGATGATATAGCTTCGCTTTTAATGTTTACCTCACTTTTGCTATGATCAATACTAAATCCATCATTTTTTTCTAATTTGATTTGTTTGGAATCGTAGTTACTTGCCTTTGCATCAATTGAATTTTGGTATGTAAAAATAATTGTATTTCTTAGTTTTTGTTCTTCTAATTCTTTTTGTTGTCTTCCGGCCTCGATGAATTCAGATTTATCCACTTGAAGACCTTTAGAATTAGTTTTTTCAACTTCAAATTTGACATAGAAATCAAACGATTTGGTACCTTTAGTTAGTGTTAATTTGGCAATAGCATAATTTTTAATATTTGGGAAAATTGATGATATAGCTTCGCTTTTAATGTTTACCTCACTTTTGCTATGATCAATACTAAATCCATCATTTTTTTCTAATTTGATTTTTTCTGATTTAAAATTAACTGCCTTAGCACTAATTAAGTCTTGATATGTAAATATAATATTTTTTCTTAATTTATCTTCCTCTAAACTTGGATCAGGTTTGGGTTGCGGTTCTGGATTAGGTTTTGGTGTAGGATCAGGAGCAGGTTTTGGTGTAGGAGTTGGGTCAGGTTGGGGATTAGGTTTTGGATCTGTTTTTGTATTATTACATGCTGCTGCAACTAGCGGTAAAGTGATGACACTAGCGATTGACCCTGGAGTATGCAAAATTTTGGTCTTTTAGAATTTAATTTTAACAAGATTAATTGTTAATTATAAATAGTTTTAATTTAGCAAAAAGCTTCAAATAAAATCAAAATTTACAATAAATTTCTTAGAAATTTCACCCTAGAAATGTGAAATTAACGAATATTTTTAAAAAAATATAAAAATAAATAGTATTGTGATATTGTTTTCAAAAATAAATATTTAATTTAAAACATAACAATAAAAATATTTAATATTCAAATATTTGACTAAAAAAACAAATGTACAAAATTCATTTATTATTGTATTATTTAGTAGTCTATGTTTATATATTAAATATCTTTTAATTGAAAGGAATATATGATGAAGAGAATTATTAAAATTGGATTTCTAGCGTTAACTTCGTTAATTCCAATATCAGTAGTTGCCGCATCTTGTACTGTGAATACAAATAGTTTAAATCTAAAAAAATCAGTTGATAGCAATGGATTTCTTAGTGAAAATATTAATATTTTAGCATTAGGAGATTCAATTACTGCTGGGTTTAATAGTGAATATAGTTTTGAACTTCCCGGAAGCTTCAAAAATTCTGAAAATGCAAAAGTTGAAGGGCTATCATATCCTAGCTTTTTTGTTGAACTTCTTCAAAAAATAAAACCTAATTTTGTAAATAAATATGAAAATATTGCTCTCTCAGGAACTAAAATTGTTGATTGACTATATCTTCTAAATACTCCAAATTTTGAATATGATATTAATGCTAAAGGATCAGTTTTTAAATTTCTAAGCAAATTAGATATAGATGCTAATAATCCATTTAGAAATCGAATAAAAGAACATTTTGGTGATTTTAGTAAAAATAGTTTAGTCAAGGTCGGTAAACAAGTGGCAGATGCTAATTTTATTAGTTTATCACTTGGAGCAAATGACCTTTTTCAGAGTTTAGATTTTGATTTAATACAAAAAATTTTCCAAAATCCAAGTGAAGAGAATGTTAATTCATTTAAAAAATCCTTAGAGGAAACATATCAAAATATTGCTAAAAATTTTGATATGCTACTAAAGAGAATTAAATCACTAAATTCTGAAGCCAAAATTGCCGTTGTTGGTTATCCATTTATTCTTTTAAGAGCTAAACCCTTAGTTGATGAATTATTTCGGGGAACTAATATTCCATTTAAAGTTTTTGAAAAGTTAAATCAAATCAACAAACAAGTAGCACAAGCTAATAATGTTGCATATGTTGAAACTTATGATGAAAAAACTTGACTAGTTAATTCCAAAACCTTAGCCCATTCAATTTTCGATATTCATCCAACTGAAGAAGGCTATAAAAAAATGGCAATTGAATTATTTAGAAAATTAGCATTTAATTATAGTAATCCAAGCGAAATTAATGCGGGGCAAGATCAAAAATATATCGAAAAAGACCAAGATAGCATTCATAAAATTTTTGAAACTAATCAAAGTAATGAAAAACTTCAAGAAATTTTAGATAAATTTGTCAATGAAAAAACCAACTACCAAACAAAAATTAATCGCCAGAAGGATAAATTCCTTTCAATACAGAGCAATATTGTCAAAGGTTGAATTTCATCGAATAAATTAGCAATTAAACCAATTTTAGAAAAAATCTTTGCTAATGACGAAGATCTTAAGAGAATTTTTAGTCGTGAGCAATTTATTAATAAAATAATTTCTACTATAGAAAAAGATAAATTAATTGATGATATAGTCATTGAAATGCATAAATATTTTGATGAAAATGATCTTTTAATTAATAGAGAAAACTTATTAAAATTTCTATTCACTCAAAAAATTCTATTTAGAGCATTTAAAACAATTATTAAAATTGATTTTAGTGAAGAAGAAAAAAAGGCCATCGCTAAAGGATTCTCAAAACTTTTAGATAAAATTGATCTAATTGACCCAAAATTATCAGGCATTAAAAATAACACGGATATTAAATTATTCATTGAAAATATCATTTTAAATGTTTTAAATAATAAAAATCAATACCTTGAAACAAAAAATCTAGAAGATATACTAAGCGTATATTTCAAAAATAATTCCAATCAAGATTTTAAACCTTTAATTAAAGCAATTGTTTCAAATGATTTTGTTTTTGAAAAGTTATTTGCAAAATTAAAAGAATTAGTACCACAATTATCACAAAATAAAAATCTAATAAAAAGCATTTTTCAAAATATAACTGAATTTAGTATTTATAATAAGGTGAAAAATTATTTTATCCAAAAAATAATAAACAAAGAAATTAATTTAAGTGATTTAAGTAATAACAACTTTAACGATCTTAATATTGGAATAGGTGATTTTTTAGGTATTTATACTGATTTTCAAAAATTACCAAATAACAGTGAACTAAAAAAAGAATTAAATGATCTTATCAGTTCCATCACTGAAAATTTATTTGGTAAATAATCTTTGAATATAATAGGCATTGAATATGTCTATTTTTATTTACAATAAATTTTTGATAAAAAAAGTATGAAAAAAAACTTGCTAAATTACAATTAACAAGTTTCCAAATTAATAAATAGTGTTAGTTATCGACTTTACCTTTTTTAATAAATTCAAAAAGTTTTTGTCTTCACAAAATCCCATCTTTATTATTTTCATTGTTATAATAAACTATTTTAACAAGATCTTTTGCCGAAATATTTGCTTCATATTCGCCAATATGCGAATATATATCTCCAAAAATCTCTTTTAGGATATTTTCACTATTTTTATCATTTAGTGCGTTAAATACTAAGGTAGAAACGGTTGGAAGTAGTGAATAACGGGAATTATAAAAAATTGTGTTTTTAATGAATGAAGAAGCATTTTTAAAATATCCTTCGTATGCTGAATATAGAATAATAGCACTCAAACGATATAAAAACTTCTTGTTTTCTTCAACATTTTCATTATTGGCAATTTTTTCCAAAACTGGCTTAGAGAATAGTTTTAATTTTGAAATAAGTGATAAATTAGAAAGTGTTGAAATACCAATTGTTAATGATGAATTTACATTAAATTTTTCTAAGTTATTTAAAGTATAGAATAGCGGAGTTTTAGTTATAGTTAAATCTTGAATTTTTTCTAATGGTGATTTTTCGACAATCAAATTTAAGAAATCAACAACATGCTCAGATTTAATTTTATTATTTTCAAAGATATCTAGCAGACTAGAAACTTGCGAAAGATCTTTAACTATAAAAGAAAGATCAATACTATTTGCAAGTTCATCTAAAGAACCTAATTTAATTGTTCCTGCTTTTAATTGACTCAAAATACTATCTAAAACCTTATTAAATAATGGTGTTTGTTCAATATTTTCCATGACACTTTTAACTAAATTTTTAATTTTGTAGTCATCTTTTTCATCATAGTTTTCTAGTTGAAGAGTTTTTTGAATTCCAAAGGCAACGGCATTTAATAACTTATCATTCTCTGAAACATTTTTCATTAAGCTACTGATTATCTTTTTCACTATGCCACTATTTTCCTCAATTCGTAAATATGCTTTTATTAGTGCTTCTATTCCGGAAGTGATTTTTTGATTTGCGACTGCTTGAAGCTCTTTTTCATACTCATCACTATGGTCAATAAAATCATCTATTATCGAATTTTTAAAAGCTAAAAAGTTTGCATCACTAAAAATGCTATATTTAGATAAAAAAGTATTAACAATAATACTAATTGTATTTTTTAAATCATCTTTAAGTGAGTTATTTTTTGCTAATTTAGCAAGATCTTTAACCAAATCAAGTAAATCCATACTATTAATATCTAAGTCATTAAAAATATCTAAATTTAGCGTTAAATTTTTTAAATTTAATTGGTCTAAACTTGGTTTATTTATATTTAATTTATCTAAATTTAATCAATTAAAATTAATTTGTTTATTAGTGAATTTTTTAATTATAAATTTTTCGATCTTATCAAAGATTTTGAAATCAATTGACGTTTGAAAAATAGTTTTTATAAAATTTTTACTTTTTGCAATTTTTGGAACAATCTTCGTTAATTGTTCAAATAATTTTTCAAAAACAAAATCATTCGAAACAAAGCTTTTGATAATTGATTTAAAGCTTATGTTAGGATTATTTTTAAAATAAATACTTATCACATCCAAGAAACTATCTGCTTTTAGATACTCATCTTTATTGCTAAGAACTTGAAAAACTGTTTTTTCGACAAAATTTGAAATTTCTTTATTTTCTTTAATTGAAGTTAAGGCAGGGTCAATTAAATCAATTTTGTTTGCTAAATTAGCAACAATTTTTGCAAGCGCAATTTTTTCATTATCCGTAAAATTTGTATTTATAAATTCTTTAAATCCATCTAAGAAAATTTTTGGATTAACTAAAAATTTAACAAATTTATTTATCAAATTTTCTTTATTAACAGGTAAATTAGTTTCATCAAAATATTTTTGAATTTCTAAATCGATTTTGTCAACTAAATTAGCTCTTGTTATCGCTGAAATTATTTTTTCTTTAAATTCATTGCTTTCAAGAAGTTGACTAACTGTTTCATCTTTGCCAAAGATTTTTTCTAAAACTGATCCTACAAGGGCATCGCCTGAAAGAATTACGTTTTTAATAAAATGTTTTTCTACTGAGAAAAGTGAACTTTTTTGACTATTAATTTCTTTTTGATAAATTGTTTTTTCGCTTGCAAACTTATTTAATATTTCTTGAAGTTTTTCATTATCTTGGCTGGTTTCGAAAAGTTTGCGAATACTATCATAATCTTTTTCTAAATATTTTTGATTTTGTTCATTATTAATT
The sequence above is a segment of the [Mycoplasma] phocae genome. Coding sequences within it:
- a CDS encoding variable surface lipoprotein; translated protein: MHTPGSIASVITLPLVAAACNNTKTDPKPNPQPDPTPTPKPAPDPTPKPNPEPQPKPDPSLEEDKLRKNIIFTYQDLISAKAVNFKSEKIKLEKNDGFSIDHSKSEVNIKSEAISSIFPNIKNYAIAKLTLTKGTKSFDFYVKFEVEKTNSKGLQVDKSEFIEAGRQQKELEEQKLRNTIIFTYQNSIDAKASNYDSKQIKLEKNDGFSIDHSKSEVNIKSEAISSIFPNIKNYAIAKLTLTKGTKSFDFYVKFEVEKTNSKGLQVDKSEFIEAKKQQKELENQKLRNAILMVKNLINEIETIDLVKKFTEELNKAISYKDIYNLKEKVEAQIIKEKAKITNKLS
- a CDS encoding variable surface lipoprotein, which encodes MPTPGSIASVITLPLVAAACNNTNNDKKDDGNKKPDSDKKPDGEKTPDNNNKNDDKKNDDKKETEEQKLRKEITFKYIGTIDDKNNLNLDNIKLDKNNNFEIEKSNSEVKIKIEATLFPPTVRKYSIAKLTLKKDDKSYDFYVKFKLDEKDPNGTKTIKSEFDEAKSLPTPTPQPKPDVKDPKNFNDEELNNETIVKYKGKFENNFNFELDKHLEVKVPKGWTYKVITSKIGRKINDNEAHFTLILNNGERDVTIFRKFLSEKGQLKDKQNINGILKMKYIGDFKENSFNESEILFTKPSGWNYKIKEKKFEKNKVTFKFLFQNQQDKREISIVKIFELKELVRNNNQLKFKNPKAIEINKKLVVEYNGSIYKNKYDESKLKISLNDNDWKAKLFRVDFSDNNKVTFLINLIPNDVKENGPSVIVYRTFEVIISSSI
- a CDS encoding variable surface lipoprotein, which translates into the protein MKKSTKLMISLGSIASVITLPLVAAACNNTKPEPTPAPKPEPKPEPAPTPKPEPKPEPAPTPKPEPKPEPKPKPAPTPETKEEFEKIAKFSYIGSLSDKFETEKVKLNNVSGYKFEVKDTKNDTKLTGEKFYVSKIQIKKENSALTFDAYVEFIGLSANNVQAKFVDKAMYDNLVKAELATELAKAEFSYKGTIAKLADFNKANLQIAKVNGFTLDSNSIVSKNKTSQPNEVLVKIVVKHGDITFDDIYVKFAVGPTANPKATKIEKTEFDGLEKAELATELAKAEFSYKGTIAKLADFNKANLQITKVNGFTLDSNSIVSKNKTSQPNEVLVKIVVKHGDITFDDIYVKFAVGPTANPKATKIEKTEFDGLEKAELATELAKAEFSYKGTIAKLADFNKANLQITKVNGFTLDSNSIVSKNKTSQPNEVLVKIVVKHGDITFDDIYVKFAVGPTANPKATKIEKTEFDGLEKAELATELAKAEFSYKGTIAKLADFNKANLQITKVNGFTLDSNSIVSKNKTSQPNEVLVKIVVKHGDITFDDIYVKFAVGPTANPKATKIEKTEFEKNN
- a CDS encoding SGNH/GDSL hydrolase family protein encodes the protein MKRNTKIWILALTSLASIPIISSSCTTQKKDTKKEPKKEDEIKKDDKKDNSDSKKDDTKPSQFLEENLNVLALGDSITAGFNSEYTFELAGNFDSSKDTRVRGLSYPSFLVDLLQRVKSNFVKSYDNFALSGSKIVDWLYLLDAPNFEYGDGIDKAPFKFLLGLDGEPNNPFRHRIKEQFDDFSKPNLLKLQNKIKAANFITLSLGANDLFQNLNIDLLKKVFQNPSEENIELFKNSITQIYQDNANNLDLLLKRIKQLNNDVKIVVVGYPFIFLRARPIVDELLNGSDVALKIFDKLNSVNKQVAKANKVVYVETYDEKTWLPNAKTLANSIFDIHPTEEGYKKMAIELFRKLAFNYNDPSEINNEQNQKYLEKDYDSIRKLFETSQDNEKLQEILNKFASEKTIYQKEINSQKSSLFSVEKHFIKNVILSGDALVGSVLEKIFGKDETVSQLLESNEFKEKIISAITRANLVDKIDLEIQKYFDETNLPVNKENLINKFVKFLVNPKIFLDGFKEFINTNFTDNEKIALAKIVANLANKIDLIDPALTSIKENKEISNFVEKTVFQVLSNKDEYLKADSFLDVISIYFKNNPNISFKSIIKSFVSNDFVFEKLFEQLTKIVPKIAKSKNFIKTIFQTSIDFKIFDKIEKFIIKKFTNKQINFNWLNLDKLNINKPSLDQLNLKNLTLNLDIFNDLDINSMDLLDLVKDLAKLAKNNSLKDDLKNTISIIVNTFLSKYSIFSDANFLAFKNSIIDDFIDHSDEYEKELQAVANQKITSGIEALIKAYLRIEENSGIVKKIISSLMKNVSENDKLLNAVAFGIQKTLQLENYDEKDDYKIKNLVKSVMENIEQTPLFNKVLDSILSQLKAGTIKLGSLDELANSIDLSFIVKDLSQVSSLLDIFENNKIKSEHVVDFLNLIVEKSPLEKIQDLTITKTPLFYTLNNLEKFNVNSSLTIGISTLSNLSLISKLKLFSKPVLEKIANNENVEENKKFLYRLSAIILYSAYEGYFKNASSFIKNTIFYNSRYSLLPTVSTLVFNALNDKNSENILKEIFGDIYSHIGEYEANISAKDLVKIVYYNNENNKDGILWRQKLFEFIKKGKVDN
- a CDS encoding SGNH/GDSL hydrolase family protein — translated: MKRIIKIGFLALTSLIPISVVAASCTVNTNSLNLKKSVDSNGFLSENINILALGDSITAGFNSEYSFELPGSFKNSENAKVEGLSYPSFFVELLQKIKPNFVNKYENIALSGTKIVDWLYLLNTPNFEYDINAKGSVFKFLSKLDIDANNPFRNRIKEHFGDFSKNSLVKVGKQVADANFISLSLGANDLFQSLDFDLIQKIFQNPSEENVNSFKKSLEETYQNIAKNFDMLLKRIKSLNSEAKIAVVGYPFILLRAKPLVDELFRGTNIPFKVFEKLNQINKQVAQANNVAYVETYDEKTWLVNSKTLAHSIFDIHPTEEGYKKMAIELFRKLAFNYSNPSEINAGQDQKYIEKDQDSIHKIFETNQSNEKLQEILDKFVNEKTNYQTKINRQKDKFLSIQSNIVKGWISSNKLAIKPILEKIFANDEDLKRIFSREQFINKIISTIEKDKLIDDIVIEMHKYFDENDLLINRENLLKFLFTQKILFRAFKTIIKIDFSEEEKKAIAKGFSKLLDKIDLIDPKLSGIKNNTDIKLFIENIILNVLNNKNQYLETKNLEDILSVYFKNNSNQDFKPLIKAIVSNDFVFEKLFAKLKELVPQLSQNKNLIKSIFQNITEFSIYNKVKNYFIQKIINKEINLSDLSNNNFNDLNIGIGDFLGIYTDFQKLPNNSELKKELNDLISSITENLFGK